In one Neobacillus sp. WH10 genomic region, the following are encoded:
- a CDS encoding YaaR family protein: MKIQETVRMNIGDQRLSTTERTSVNSASFQKILNSYSKELTEDHLHQLLQDIDQQGLQLSEKPTLNELHKYKNLVKQFMGEVTKNGMGLYQTESWDLYGGNKTLKTIQVLDHKLMELTDHVINQQNAGLSILERIGEIKGLLINLYS, translated from the coding sequence TTGAAAATACAAGAAACAGTTAGGATGAATATAGGTGACCAACGACTTTCAACAACTGAACGGACTTCAGTTAATTCAGCTTCATTTCAAAAGATTTTGAACTCCTATTCCAAAGAACTAACCGAGGATCACCTCCATCAGCTGTTGCAGGACATCGATCAACAAGGTCTGCAGCTAAGCGAAAAGCCAACGTTAAACGAACTCCATAAATACAAAAATTTGGTCAAACAATTTATGGGTGAGGTAACGAAAAACGGGATGGGCTTATACCAAACAGAAAGCTGGGATCTGTATGGTGGAAATAAAACACTTAAGACGATCCAAGTACTCGATCATAAATTAATGGAATTAACGGATCATGTTATAAACCAACAAAATGCGGGTCTTTCCATTTTGGAGAGAATCGGGGAAATCAAGGGCTTATTGATTAACCTTTATTCGTAA